In Archocentrus centrarchus isolate MPI-CPG fArcCen1 chromosome 16, fArcCen1, whole genome shotgun sequence, a single window of DNA contains:
- the hjv gene encoding hemojuvelin isoform X1: protein MALQAASQWKCCIHLTLLLVQLSLPEVAAPCHILKCNSDFVAATLELGSSSGGAAGGGGAAISREAANAGYCSALRSYAMCTKRLSRACRGDLAYHSAVQGIEDLLIQHRCPRAGPTVQPRPLPPGTLSGDACLYERSFFSREGQTPEYLHCSVFGDPHIRTFNNDFQTCAVQGAWPLIDNEYLYVQATSSPARGGMYATVLTKITIIFKNWRQCIDQQLYQAELDNVPAAFADGSVWSGEWRGHRSLTVRTQSPGRHAEVRAAHIGTVLVVRQSGRSLGLSVLSPRGVVEVFSPEQDLQLCVWGCPPSQRLNTLHPPPPHSPVPTALSAEEHCAALLPARDIYYQACVFDLIASGDLNFSMAAVSALQDAQNMIADREGVHLLLVASAGQTRPHVTLLLLLGMLGTLSST, encoded by the exons ATGGCGCTTCAGGCTGCCTCGCAATGGAAGTGCTGCATCCACCTGACTCTGCTGCTGGTCCAGCTCAGTTTACCTGAAG TTGCAGCTCCCTGTCATATCCTGAAGTGTAACTCTGATTTTGTGGCTGCAACGCTGGAGCTGGGCAGCAGCAGCGGTggggcagcaggaggaggaggagcagctatCAGCAGGGAGGCGGCGAACGCCGGTTACTGCAGTGCCCTGCGCTCCTATGCCATGTGCACCAAGAGGCTATCGCGAGCATGTCGCGGTGACCTTGCATACCACTCCGCAGTCCAAGGCATTGAGGACCTACTGATCCAGCACCGCTGCCCCCGGGCGGGGCCCACGGTGCAGCCTCGGCCCCTCCCTCCTGGAACGCTATCAGGGGACGCCTGCCTCTATGAGAGGAGCTTCTTTAGCAGGGAGGGGCAGACACCAGAGTACCTGCACTGCAGCGTGTTCGGAGACCCGCACATTAGAACTTTCAACAATGATTTCCAGACATGTGCTGTTcagggggcgtggcctctcaTTGACAATGAGTACCTGTACGTACAGGCCACCAGCTCTCCAGCCAGGGGAGGGATGTACGCCACAGTTCTCACCAAG aTCACCATCATCTTTAAGAACTGGCGGCAGTGTATTGATCAGCAGCTGTACCAGGCCGAGCTGGATAACGTCCCCGCAGCCTTCGCTGACGGCTCGGTGTGGAGCGGTGAGTGGCGAGGTCACCGCAGCCTCACGGTGCGGACTCAGAGCCCCGGGCGGCACGCCGAGGTCCGAGCAGCGCACATCGGCACGGTGCTGGTGGTGCGTCAGAGCGGCCGCTCGCTCGGCCTCTCGGTCCTCTCGCCACGTGGCGTTGTTGAAGTGTTCAGCCCTGAGCAGGACCTGCAGCTGTGCGTGTGGGGCTGCCCTCCCTCCCAGAGACTCAACACGCTTCACCCGCCGCCGCCACACTCTCCGGTGCCCACCGCCCTTAGCGCTGAGGAACACTGCGCGGCGCTGCTTCCCGCTCGAGACATCTACTACCAGGCCTGCGTGTTCGACCTGATCGCCAGCGGCGACCTCAACTTCAGCATGGCCGCTGTCAGCGCACTGCAAGATGCCCAAAACATGATCGCGGACAGGGAGGGAGTTCACCTGCTGCTGGTCGCATCCGCAGGCCAAACGCGACCTCACGTCacactgctgttgctgcttGGCATGCTGGGAACTCTTAGCAGCACCTGA
- the hjv gene encoding hemojuvelin isoform X2, with translation MAPEEEEEGFREHRAVAAPCHILKCNSDFVAATLELGSSSGGAAGGGGAAISREAANAGYCSALRSYAMCTKRLSRACRGDLAYHSAVQGIEDLLIQHRCPRAGPTVQPRPLPPGTLSGDACLYERSFFSREGQTPEYLHCSVFGDPHIRTFNNDFQTCAVQGAWPLIDNEYLYVQATSSPARGGMYATVLTKITIIFKNWRQCIDQQLYQAELDNVPAAFADGSVWSGEWRGHRSLTVRTQSPGRHAEVRAAHIGTVLVVRQSGRSLGLSVLSPRGVVEVFSPEQDLQLCVWGCPPSQRLNTLHPPPPHSPVPTALSAEEHCAALLPARDIYYQACVFDLIASGDLNFSMAAVSALQDAQNMIADREGVHLLLVASAGQTRPHVTLLLLLGMLGTLSST, from the exons ATGGctcctgaagaagaagaagaaggtttcAGAGAGCATCGGGCAG TTGCAGCTCCCTGTCATATCCTGAAGTGTAACTCTGATTTTGTGGCTGCAACGCTGGAGCTGGGCAGCAGCAGCGGTggggcagcaggaggaggaggagcagctatCAGCAGGGAGGCGGCGAACGCCGGTTACTGCAGTGCCCTGCGCTCCTATGCCATGTGCACCAAGAGGCTATCGCGAGCATGTCGCGGTGACCTTGCATACCACTCCGCAGTCCAAGGCATTGAGGACCTACTGATCCAGCACCGCTGCCCCCGGGCGGGGCCCACGGTGCAGCCTCGGCCCCTCCCTCCTGGAACGCTATCAGGGGACGCCTGCCTCTATGAGAGGAGCTTCTTTAGCAGGGAGGGGCAGACACCAGAGTACCTGCACTGCAGCGTGTTCGGAGACCCGCACATTAGAACTTTCAACAATGATTTCCAGACATGTGCTGTTcagggggcgtggcctctcaTTGACAATGAGTACCTGTACGTACAGGCCACCAGCTCTCCAGCCAGGGGAGGGATGTACGCCACAGTTCTCACCAAG aTCACCATCATCTTTAAGAACTGGCGGCAGTGTATTGATCAGCAGCTGTACCAGGCCGAGCTGGATAACGTCCCCGCAGCCTTCGCTGACGGCTCGGTGTGGAGCGGTGAGTGGCGAGGTCACCGCAGCCTCACGGTGCGGACTCAGAGCCCCGGGCGGCACGCCGAGGTCCGAGCAGCGCACATCGGCACGGTGCTGGTGGTGCGTCAGAGCGGCCGCTCGCTCGGCCTCTCGGTCCTCTCGCCACGTGGCGTTGTTGAAGTGTTCAGCCCTGAGCAGGACCTGCAGCTGTGCGTGTGGGGCTGCCCTCCCTCCCAGAGACTCAACACGCTTCACCCGCCGCCGCCACACTCTCCGGTGCCCACCGCCCTTAGCGCTGAGGAACACTGCGCGGCGCTGCTTCCCGCTCGAGACATCTACTACCAGGCCTGCGTGTTCGACCTGATCGCCAGCGGCGACCTCAACTTCAGCATGGCCGCTGTCAGCGCACTGCAAGATGCCCAAAACATGATCGCGGACAGGGAGGGAGTTCACCTGCTGCTGGTCGCATCCGCAGGCCAAACGCGACCTCACGTCacactgctgttgctgcttGGCATGCTGGGAACTCTTAGCAGCACCTGA